TCTGAATATCGGGTGCGGGTTGAACGGGCGAGATTTAAGTTCGGGGTGGAATTGAGTGGCAACAAAAAATTTATGTTTCGGCAATTCTATAATTTCCACCAGGTTTTTATCGGGATTAATCCCCGATCTTATCAAACCCCCTTTCTCAAGTTCGTCCAGGTATTTATTGTTGACCTCATACCTGTGCCGGTGCCGCTCACAAATCATGTCTGAACCAAATATTTTGTGCGCCAACGTGCCGTTTTTTATTTCACAAACATAGCCGCCAAGCCGCATCGTACCACCTAGATTTTTGTTTGCAATGTTAGCTAATTGTTCACTCATTGTGCAAATTACCGGGTGTGCTGTCTCCGGTTTTATCTCGGTAGTATGCGCTCCTTTCAGGCCACAGACATTCCTGGCAAATTCAACAACAGCAAGTTGCAAACCATAACATAAGCCCAGAAAAGGAATATTCCTGGTTCGCGCAAAATTTATGACTTTAATTTTGCCCTCAACGCCACGCGAACCAAATCCACCGGGTACAACTATCCCGTCAAATTCCTTTAACCGTGCCAAGGCACGATTGCTTTTTTCATATTCTTCTGCATTAAGCCAAGTGATAACCGGCCTGCGATTATTGGCCCAAGCGGCGTGTTTGACTGCCTCTATGACCGATATGTAAGAATCAGCAAGAATAAAATCACCGCTTGCAAAATATTTTCCGACTATGCCTATTTTTACCGGCATTAGTTTTTTATTTCTAATTTTATTTACCAGATTTTTCCATTTGAAAAAGTCCTTTTTTGCGCCAGTCAGGCCAAAATGGCCTAAAATTCTTAGACCCAGCTTGTCTTTTTCAAAATTGACGGGTATCTCATAAATTGATTCGACATCCGGTGCAGATATTATATCTTGCTCCGCCACACCGCAAAAAACGGATATTTTTTTCTTGCGTTCACTGTCTAGCGAAACTGATGATCTGGCAATAACCATATCCGGCTGTATGCCGGACATATTGAGGGTACGGACCGCATATTGAGTTGGCTTGGTCTTCATTTCGCCAACCATCTGCGGTATCGGCAAATAGCTCACCAGCAAAAACAAAACATTAGCCGATTCGGCAAGTTTCAACATTCTAGCGGCTTCAAGAAACAGGAGGTTCTGATACTCACCCACCGTTCCGCCTATTTCCACAAGGACAAAATCAGCCCTATTCAGTCTGGCTGCGTTTTTAATCCTACTTATGACCTCATTGGGTACGTCCGGAACGACCTCTACACATCTTCCGCCATATTCAAGATTCCTTTCCTTTTGAATTACCGCCTGATAAACAGAACCGGTAGTCATATAATTGGTCTTCAGAATATTTTGATCCAAAAATCTTTCGTAATTCCCTATGTCCTGATCGCATTCTAAGCCATCTTCGGTAACAAAAACTTCTCCGTGTTCAACCGGGTTCATGGTTCCAGCATCTACGTTTATGTATGGGTCAATTTTTACGGCTG
This sequence is a window from Candidatus Yanofskybacteria bacterium. Protein-coding genes within it:
- a CDS encoding CTP synthase, with the protein product MTSNKTKYIFVAGGVMSGVGKGVATASIGRILKEYGFSVTAVKIDPYINVDAGTMNPVEHGEVFVTEDGLECDQDIGNYERFLDQNILKTNYMTTGSVYQAVIQKERNLEYGGRCVEVVPDVPNEVISRIKNAARLNRADFVLVEIGGTVGEYQNLLFLEAARMLKLAESANVLFLLVSYLPIPQMVGEMKTKPTQYAVRTLNMSGIQPDMVIARSSVSLDSERKKKISVFCGVAEQDIISAPDVESIYEIPVNFEKDKLGLRILGHFGLTGAKKDFFKWKNLVNKIRNKKLMPVKIGIVGKYFASGDFILADSYISVIEAVKHAAWANNRRPVITWLNAEEYEKSNRALARLKEFDGIVVPGGFGSRGVEGKIKVINFARTRNIPFLGLCYGLQLAVVEFARNVCGLKGAHTTEIKPETAHPVICTMSEQLANIANKNLGGTMRLGGYVCEIKNGTLAHKIFGSDMICERHRHRYEVNNKYLDELEKGGLIRSGINPDKNLVEIIELPKHKFFVATQFHPELKSRPFNPHPIFRSFIKAAASK